Genomic segment of Salvia hispanica cultivar TCC Black 2014 chromosome 2, UniMelb_Shisp_WGS_1.0, whole genome shotgun sequence:
atagaACAACATTACGTGAAATCTCATACCGAAACAaagatttcatatttaatagaACAATATTACGTGAAATCTCATACCgaaacaaaaatttcatatttaataggACATGAGGAgtatattagtactagtattataaattaaaaataaaattattttaaaaagaaaaaaaaaatgttaatctTATGACAACAAGCATAGGCTACTAGAAGGGATTTGGTGGggattcaaaattaaatgaatttataccaaattttcctttttggtcgGAATATTATTCCATCAATTATTAtacggagtatttttttaatttaataaatcaacgGTAACGAGGTATTCGGTCCACAGTAATTCCCGTGGGTGAGGCTGTACCGTATGTCTCCACtcccaataataataatagtaaaaggCTCAAGAGATAAGCACAAGACACTGCGTCGTTTTGACGCAGATATCTCTAACGAATCCTGACCGTCAACCGCTCCACTCGCCAATCAACGGTGAtaaatcaatttgaaattgtGAAAACCCTAAATTCTCCATCTGAACTCCACACGACTCGAACCCTATATATCCAAAAAACCCATCGTCAATTCTCTCGCCCTCAGCTTTGCCTTCCTGCAATCACTCCCAACAAATCCTTTTGCTTTCAGGCCATTCTCTCACTCTAACCGCCGCCGTTGAGGATGTCGGACGAGGAGCATCAGTTCGAATCAAAGGCCGACGCCGGCGCCTCCAAGACTTACCCCCAGCAGGCCGGCACCATCCGTAAGAACGGTTACATTGTTATCAAGGGCCGCCCCTGCAAGGTTTGTTTCACGTTCTGTTTCTCCTTTTAATTGATTTCGATGGAtttgatttcatttgtttcgTTTTGTTTTTCCCCTCAATTCGTCGGATTTGATCTCGGTTTCAATCCTGCTCTGTTGTTGATTTTTAGTTCCTTTAGATCTGAGCAATATTATCGATTTTATGTGTTTTGCCTATTTGGTTTTGCTCAGTCTGCGTTTCGTTGATTTAGGTTTTTGGCTACGGTTCCATGGACTTTTTTATTCCTTCTAAATTTAGTTTGTGATAACATACAGTCGTATTCCAGTTTCGACTTTTTTGCTTTCATCATGATTGCTCGTGATGGAATTCTCATCTCTCTCCTGTCAATAGATccctactattttttattaaatttgctTGCTTTATTGCCGACTTTATAAAGCTAATCAGTCATCACATCCGATTAATTCAGCAAATTTGAACTAATAACATTGTTTCGTGAGTTGGAAAATATTCTTCGACCTTTGGTTCAAGCAGCAATAAagcatgattttttttaatttcagttttcaaTTGCTGATCTCATAATATTCCCTTCCAGGTTGTGGAGGTCTCAACTTCCAAAACTGGAAAGCACGGTCATAGACTATTAACAATGAAATAACTAAATCCATAGGTGAGCTTGCTGACTGACAATGGTAATACCAAGGATGATCTCCGTCTTCCTACTGATGAGGCTCTCCTTGCCCAGGTGAAGCTTTTCCCATAATTGTTCTTCCCTTTTTGGGTTAGTAATTTACCTGTCTCATGTGTTGTTCGACTGTGGCTTTACCTTTCAGATCAAGGATGGGTTTGCTGAAGGGAAGGACCTTGTTGTGAGTGTTATGTCTGCAATGGGGGAGGAGCAGATCTGCGCTCTCAAGGATATCGGTCCCAAGTAGTGTGGGATTGCTATGATCTGATAATTATAGTTTTCTAAATGATGGGAGGATCATTTTCAATCGTATGATTCAGAATAGTTTTAGACTGGATTGTTGATGGTTGTGTCCTCGACGATGAAGGAGGCCACTTTCCTATTGTTAGGATGGCTATTATGTTTCTTTTcctctttccatttttgtttctGCTTGAACTGCTGTCATGTTTTATTACCGTGTGGGATTTTAGATTTGATATGTTGGAAACTGGATTCTTCTCATGttgttatatatatgtggTGAATCAAGATTAATTGTGATGGATTTTACATTGTAATCATCACATTGTGAAATAAGATGGCTGGTGTTTTTattagtggaaaataaaatcttatcGATGAGTttgtatgatgttattttaccCTTTTTGTGCCACAAGAAGGTTggtttaatattgaaaataagaaCAATAAGAGCACATACTAGGTAGTTAAATTTCCTTGACAACGTAGGCATCAATTTCCCAATTTGGCAATAATTGTGCTGCTATTGTTACTTCAACTTTGGGAAATAAATTGACGGGGTTATAGAAAGCTATTTCTTGTGCTCCACTTTCATGGCTGGTTGAAAAGcagtagaaagaaaaagtttttaacaTATTATTAGTGTGAAGAATGAGTCTCggctcattagagagaaaaaagtttttaaaattagagagTTCACATACTTTTCAAAAACAGAGGAAGTACTGCGTGAGATAATGAAGCCTTCTAAATCATAAAGATTTATGCACACTTGCGATTAAAACTCATTAAGTACGGTGATCTCATGGTACAAACATGAGAGGagctttagagcatccgcaacgctgtctCGTTGCGGTCTCGgtctcggtctcgtctcgacgagacgagacggcatcgagacagcgttgcggctcccgtctcgtctcgacgagacgagatgtCTCGACGCCCGACGCGTCCCGGCGAGGCAACCTCGAGCTGACGTGACACGCGCCCggcgccacgtggcgcgcggGCGGCTGGCCCACTCGCcgacccgcgagtgggcgttgGATTcatgacgtcataattcaattttttttaaaaaaaaatcagatttaaaaaaataaaaagattaaaaaaaaatggtaatatgaccgttgaacgatcatatttttaaattttttttttttatattctatatatactcttctccattctccattttacacacaaacacacatctattctctcatctctctttctttcctctccaatcacttctataaaatcattcctttatttttttcttctcccaaatttaatcaattatggatccatttgagcaaatgcgttgaataatggaagaatcgctagaagaagatcgacgtagggaggaggaagccgccgcgccTCCTAGGCGACGCTCGGACATACATCCACCGTAaccgggaggaagccgccgcaaggTTGGAACGTGATTACTTCAGTCCGAACCCGGTGTGGGGAGATATCTACTTCCGTCGCCGTTTTCGTATGTCACGCccgctatttttgcatatcgcgaGTACATTGGCGGCACGGGAAGAGTTCTTCGAGAGAAGGGTTCGGCGTTGTTGGCCGTCCTAGCCACACGACGCTCGGGGTTCTCAAGAAGCTCGATGGGTGGCATTATCAAAGCCCCGACTCGACAGGTGGTTTATGGAGAATATGGTGCCGACATCATGCCgtatacgtgcataatcttgcacaacatgattgtcggcCCGACGAAGGATGCGAGGCAGAGAAATTAAGTTCCGACCACGAAACCCGGGAAGGCACCAGCCATGAAAGTAGTCCGCGCTCGAGCGAAGATGCTGTCCAGATCTTTGCAAGCGATTGTCTATTCGGGTaaggacacgtgattctaccgcccacgcccaactccaggaggatataatagagcacatttgggcaaaatttggccATGCGAAttagatgatcgtcactagagaactccttattctgcttctttgcctccattttttttatttgagtttaagtgtgcaatttgtaatttctagttttttaattatgtcttttttatttttttatgtatttaaattgtaattttattttatttataatgaagtgtgtttttattaattgaatttgttggaattaaaaataaaaaatgaaattgaatgaatagttaagagatggttaagagatggagggatgcggatgttgtctcttagttaagagatgagctgaaaagtacagtggggcccataaataatgaaaaaataagacggttaagagacggattagagacagcgttgcggatggccttaaaaaagaaagaaattaaggGAAGACAATCAATCCAGTATTCTCATCCTATTCAATGCTACTGGTATGCCTACTATATCAATTATTCACCACagtatgaaaaatattagtggtccAAAATTGACCAAGTAATTCATAGTACCTTTTGCTTGTGCTCTTAGCCCTTAGTAGTGACCtgaaaatagaagaaagagTGAGACTATAGAATAagacaaaaatatgaacaacCCAATAAAGGAAGAACAAGAGACAGTTCCTCATAGTACAGTAGTATCTTCcatttaatgtttaaacaataatcaaaatcacaaaattttattaaattcacaattcagaatagtactataaaattataaagttcaATATTTCACAACTGTCTAATCCGTATACAAAAACGATGACTTTTGGTATtcaaaatgagatttttttttctttttatttcttttcttattttaatataacaaGCCGTTCTGTACACtgataattgagaaaaaatataaatattactatcatttaatattatatttttaaatcttataagattggttaaattttgatcaaaattcatgatttaagAAACAATTATCTCtgtattttcttattttatatatttgggtattttaatagaataatCTCTCTAAATCGACTCTGCATTAGAAATTAAATCATACTGTATAAACTTGAAAGCGGCCCATTTGAGTTGCTTGAATTCCATAATGGGAATCATCTCAGTATTTGGGCCTAAAATTaatcttaatatttttgaaagaGACCGTGTATTGCTCACAATAATTATTCTAGTAACATTCGAAACTTTTCctctaaaatttaaatccacTTCATTATTTGGCTTAAAAGGAATAAaagtttttcttatattttttagttcaattttaacaattttttctctGCAAACACATTTTTAAGCTATGATCttgtgtggaagccctttttttaaaaaaaaaatcatgtatttttttttaaatctttgtactttttttgaataaaatgaattaattttcccgtatatgtgtcgtaaatttaattccgtaatttaatcgtaattttaattccgtaaatgtagtattttttgaattatttttttgcggTTGGCCTatgctggcctaaatctgatgtgacaggtgtatttttaatactgctgatgtggcagggagaaagaatggctagcctattgctgaCCTATTTAGCATTAGAGATGCTCTAAGCATGAGTTAGGTAGGATCGTGTTACTCTTTTTCGTAGCTATAAAACCCCGTGCCTTACACGTAATCAAATACAGTAGTACCAATTCAACTTGCTATATTCAGTTAAAACTATATAGAACTAATATTAAAAGCTGacttagtattatttattaacacATAGCtgattaaagtattaatttttcatatgaGTATAAGTTAGTGTATAAGTAATATGTTAAcagtatattaataatttggaAATCATGATTTGGTACTGGATTTCAAATTCCAATACACCactttaaaaaatcataaacaaaCTGTTATAGGTGTAAGAAAGTGAAATGTAAAAGTTTTATACTACTCCACGATTTACAATTGTCATTTAACAAATACTCATAATACAAAAATgatagtactttttttttgtacattatactactagtaattatttttttcattatctggtgtgatatattttgaaaataattgcGTGTTTGTATTGTAGCACCTACTTAGGTACGGCTTAATTAAGGCCTGCTTCCATCAcgttaatttaattaaatgcaggCCAAAATTTAAGTCGACCCCACCAATATAACGATATGGATACAACCAAACATTTTATTCGTTCGATTTTAGTACTAACAAATTAGATTATTTAGAGGATAACAAATTGAGTGTTACTTAACACTATAAAATGGTAATTGcgttaataaaaaatattaacttttCATAAGCAACAAACGGATATTGATAAATTGtaagttatgaaatttttgaaagattttttttaatttaaattagagCACAAAGAGTTGAAAAGGAGCATGTATACTATTGACATATTTATTTGcaattgattgattgaatgCAGAAATCTGCTAATGTCAGTGTGTAAGTTATTGTCAAACCAAACCACCAATTAATTGCAAAAGAACTCATATTATAAGCTAATAATGGTTAGAGACCTGGAGCTTTATTAATAGACTTGTGAATAAAACTAGGTCGTAGATGTGAGATTAAAAATTAGAGAGATAATTTCGGAGAAGAGAAGACATTGAGAAAAGAAAaccttttttattatattttttgtttgtaatAGATTATTAGCTTATGATATCGAcggtactattaattaatataattgtcTATTTAAACATCCTTATCTTATATTGTTAATACTTAACAGCAATATCAATGTTTTACATTGGCCCAAGTGAGGCCccaaacaatttattattcttaatAAAGTCTAAATTTATTGAGTACAGATTTATAGAGGttttgtgtaataaataattacaagaataataaatttaccataaagtgtgtgtgtgtgtgtttcaCATTAGATAGTAGTAGTGGCCTAGTTATAGGTCAGAACTGATAACGTGGGACtgactaattttagttgggaccAACAATGCAACATCatatattaaaatccaaaCAAGTCATAAAATATATCTCTCTCAACCATATATTAAATTCCAAACAAgtcatctctctctccattgTCTTTTGCCTCTTGCCAAAAGATTCGATCAAGAATTCTATCATTATTccttcttttcataaaaaaatgatgattgatgaagtgttattctctgtttaatttgaattgtttCTTAGGATGATCAGGGgcttcttggtatgatggaatggaatgatggaatggaatgtgattccTACTTCCATTCTATCCATTTGCTTGAtgtgatggaatgaatgagtgcatggatgaaaatgcaaaggaaattcaaggaaattgacatttcattcctatcttcattccattccaacctccattccattccgCCCTCATTCCATTCTATCATACCAAGCATGCCCTTAGAGTTTCATTAGGATTAGGCAGAGCTGGTCGAGGTCCTTTCCCTTCTTTgctatttttactaattttaatattattatctaaAACATAGATAAAATTCTAAGCGCTATTTAACAAGGCTCTCTCTCTTATCGACTATATGATGGAGATATGAATTCCGATTCAATACTTCTACGATAActcttaattttttggaaagtCTCGCTATTCTAATCACATTCTACGTGCCTATCTTGCACAAAACAACGACCATATTGCATTAGTGTCCTATGTTTTGAGGCCAACAATGATAGACAATAACTCCCACCAAACACAAGTTAcaactttcatattttatgtgtataATTATAAGTATCAAAATTTGAGCATTTAAAGCAAATTTAAAATGTGGATTATGACATCAATTTTTAGAGATTTATACACTCCTACTTGAACTTTCTAATCTattgatttgatgataaatatCTTATTGATTGAGTCGTAGCTTgagtttacatattttatcattGAATATAACAAGAATTCAGTATATCCATCTGTTTTCACCATATCGACATGTCATACGCAGAAATCAGATATATCATCGCATTTGAATACAATGCACACATCCGGCCTAAATGCGTGCCACGAATTAGGTCATACAAGTATTGATATCAAAGTTCGAATCATCTCGGATACGAGACTATAAAGTGGTCACGAGTTCTAATTAAGAAGGATATTACGCCACGattcacaataaaaaatgagtcaaAATTATAGAATTGGTTAATTTATTAAGCCAAGAAAAAGAAGTTAGAGTCATAGAATCGAAATCTCAAGTAATTACTGAGCGACAGCGACGACTTTTGACATGTAATTTGGGAGCTCAGAGTTTCAACTTCTCTATTCATATCATCATTTTAtgctttgttttgttttattttcattttcaccaAAGACTTAAACAACCAAAAAACCTCCCTCCCAAGTCAGACAAACTAAAAGTCAATGGCCGAAAACGAATCTCCGCCGCCACCGTCGAGGCCCGCGATTACTCTGCCGCCGGCAAGCTCATCAGGGAGCTTCTTCACTGGCGGGCCGTCCGCCAGCCCGGGCCCGATGACTCTCCTCTCCACCTTCTTCCCTGAGAATGAACCAGACGCCTACTGCCGCTCATTTTCTCAGCTTCTCGGCGGCGCCATGCCCACCGTCGGACAGCCGGCCGGCGAGTTTATGTTTCAGCAGAATAGGCCGGCGGGGCTGGCGGTGTCTCAGCCGCTGGCAATGTTCACGGTTCCGCCCGGTTTGAGCCCTGCTAGCTTACTCGATTCGCCGCAGTTTTTCCCATCTTCTCAGGTACgtcgggaaataaataaagttgcaaGCAATATATGTATGAGTTTTACATTAGTACGAGGCCTTTTGGAAAATGTCCCAAGAACAAAACCGTGAGGGCAGTATCGTATTAATATGAGTTCGGTGTGCATCGTTGAATCCTCATAGTAAATTCTTGATGGATGtttaaatgttttaattattgattaataagGATAGAGGTTTCATTTGAGCTTAAATATATGGATCATTGATATTGGTTTGGGACATGCAATTTTAGTAGTAGTTCAAATTTGATCTTCATTTCTAGATACATCATAGAATGGAAATTACCAAATGTTTCCTTATTTGTGCATAATGCTGAGATAATTAAGTGGCATGTTATTGAATCCTTGTCCTAATTTGTACATGTGACATAAACACTCCATCAAGATTACAACTTTTTTTAGGATAGCCATcttataaactattttttgtcCAAGTTTCAATCTTGCTCTGTGAATCCCATTTCTAAGATCATTGAGAGTTGAGTTTCTTGATTGAAATAGGGTGTGCTAGGACTTCCTCACCAACATTTCCTAGCTCAGATGGCTGCACAGGCTCATCACTTTCCCAACGATTTCCCATCCTCGTCGTCCTTCACTCTGCAACGAGACGCCCCTCCTCCTCGCGTGCAAGAATCATCCGAGATTCCACGCGCTGATACGAAATCCCAACCTAGTAACATGGTTGTTGACAAGCCTGCTGATGACGGCTACAACTGGCGAAAGTATGGGCAGAAGCAGGTGAAGGGCAGTGAGTATCCCCGAAGCTACTACAAATGCACGCGCGCAGAATGCCCGGTCAAGAAGAAAGTGGAGCGCTCTTTCGATGGTCAGATCACCGAGATCATCTACAAAGGGCAGCACAACCACGCCCGCCCTGTTAAGCGTGCTAGAGATAGCTCGGAGATGGAGTCCAAGACAGAGCAGGACTCTGCTCCTGAACGTGTGTCGGAGTCAAGTGACAGCGAGGAAGTGGGCGGAGATGGTGAGGCAGAGCGAGTGAATGGGAGAGACGAGGATGAACACGAATCTAAGAAAAGGTATAGCTAGAGATTGTGCCTCAACGAGTATTTTTGGAACTAATGCTTCTTATATCTCTGTGGTCTCTCTGTTTGAATCTTTTTTGTAGACGTGTTGAGGAAACCTCGTCGTCTCATCGTACGGTTACAGAGCCTAGGATCATTGTTCAGACAACAAGTGAGATTGATCTCTTGGATGATGGCTATAGGTGGCGAAAATATGGGCAGAAAGTTGTTAAAGGGAATCCTTATCCAAGGTAAAAGCATCATTTTCTTGCATTCTCAATctctttctccctctctcaTGTTTGAATTTGCAGAAGCTACTACAAGTGCACGAGCCAAGGTTGCAATGTGAGGAAGCATGTGGAGAGAGCAGCGAGCGATGCCAAAGCTGTGATAACAACCTACGAGGGGAAGCACAACCACGAAGTTCCTGCTGCTAAGGCTAGCAGCCACAGCAGTGCTAATGCTGCTGCTTCACAGTTGAGACCGCTTGCTGAGAGATACGGGCGTAACGAGCAGCAAGCTAACGGGATTCCTCGTATGAAGGAAGAACAGGACAACATAtctttttctcaaaatgactGGAAACATAGCAGGTaagagaagaagatgaagaagaagatgatgatgatccATTTTGTTGTTTGATTAAGTTTGATTTGACACAAAACATATACAAAGATAGAGACTAGGATACACACAAATGGTTTGAAGTTAGTTACAGAAATTGAGTTGTTTGTATATTCTTTGTGAAAACATGCATTTGGAAGAGGGAAAATAAACAAGAtttgttatttgttaattGTGAGTATCATTCTTATATGGGATACACAATTATATCTGCTGCTTCAGCACCTCACTACACAATTCAGATtcaattttcctatttttttctctccatcaGATTCAACCCCATCAAAAGGCATCAGTTTCCAACGCATTCTTGAGGCTCAAATCTTCGTTTCATGGAAGCCGAATCTCCTCCTATAGCTCACTGTTCGTCGTCTTGAGTTACAAGAGTAGGTATCTGTCCAACGCTCACAAAATCGACTCTGTTGAGTCGAACGCAGCAGAGAACTCTCTCAGGAAGCTCATCGGGTGTCTGAGCCTGCATCAGTTCATAACAAAAGTCA
This window contains:
- the LOC125205820 gene encoding LOW QUALITY PROTEIN: eukaryotic translation initiation factor 5A-2 (The sequence of the model RefSeq protein was modified relative to this genomic sequence to represent the inferred CDS: substituted 2 bases at 2 genomic stop codons); amino-acid sequence: MSDEEHQFESKADAGASKTYPQQAGTIRKNGYIVIKGRPCKVVEVSTSKTGKHGHRLLTMKXLNPXVSLLTDNGNTKDDLRLPTDEALLAQIKDGFAEGKDLVVSVMSAMGEEQICALKDIGPK
- the LOC125207885 gene encoding probable WRKY transcription factor 4, producing the protein MAENESPPPPSRPAITLPPASSSGSFFTGGPSASPGPMTLLSTFFPENEPDAYCRSFSQLLGGAMPTVGQPAGEFMFQQNRPAGLAVSQPLAMFTVPPGLSPASLLDSPQFFPSSQGVLGLPHQHFLAQMAAQAHHFPNDFPSSSSFTLQRDAPPPRVQESSEIPRADTKSQPSNMVVDKPADDGYNWRKYGQKQVKGSEYPRSYYKCTRAECPVKKKVERSFDGQITEIIYKGQHNHARPVKRARDSSEMESKTEQDSAPERVSESSDSEEVGGDGEAERVNGRDEDEHESKKRRVEETSSSHRTVTEPRIIVQTTSEIDLLDDGYRWRKYGQKVVKGNPYPRSYYKCTSQGCNVRKHVERAASDAKAVITTYEGKHNHEVPAAKASSHSSANAAASQLRPLAERYGRNEQQANGIPRMKEEQDNISFSQNDWKHSR